The Halichondria panicea chromosome 10, odHalPani1.1, whole genome shotgun sequence region acacacacacacacacacacacacacacacacacacagctcataGACTGGTGGAACCATGTGGCGTACCTGGCTTATCGTCTACCCGTGATGGTCCATTCCAATCCGGCCATCGGGTTCCCACGGCAACCATGTGGCGATCAAGACAAATTTGTGACAAATGCAACTCGAATGCTGCTCGGATGTGTCAAGTGGAACATGCTCATCCAAAAGTAATTAAAATACacagctgtatataattattattatatcgtatagcgggtaattttcgtaaaattcgttcaactcgaaaacggtgattttcatgagtaaaaatttcgtttgactgcattgcatgcgttctggtaagccacgcctacgttttcgtgaggAAAATTTtcatggaggtcagcttgcccacgaatattatttttaccccacgaaaattacccgctatagaGCATTACcttcctccccccccccctctcaaTAGTGAGGCTATCCCTGTGGACTACTATCGTGGCAAGCCGCTCTGTATGCATCACTACCAGCTCTACTCCAAGTGTCGTATCCCCGGGCCCACGGCTGACACCCTCAGGACCACACCCATCAACGAATCTCGTCATGTCATCGTTATTAGGAACGGTTATGTAAGTGAGAGAATAATGTAATATTAATATCGTTGAAATTTAATTTTTAATATTACCCTTAGTTCTATCGACTGGATGTGCTCTATGAGACCCCTGATGGTACTCTCGCTGTGACCCCCTCCTCTCACGTCATGTCCGAGCTACACCACATCCTGGAGACAGCCCCTCCCACCAACGAATACCCGGTCGGCATTCTGACCAATGAGCACAGAGACACCTGGTACCAGGCCCGGGAGAGGCTACGCAAAGGTACTGCATGTGTAAGCATCCCTCCTTGCGTTTTTTCTCGGCAGCTATCTTTGCGagcccgtaatttgtgttcagattgtccaatgtcaaaactaatcaatagctctcagaattacctttccaatggtgtgcttaaaCAACATTTTACAAGTTCTGTGATACCACCAATTTTAACGACCTCCCCAGATCCCCAGAACCAGGCTTGTTTGGAGGATATTGAGACGAGTATTCTAACCGTGTCGCTCGACAAAGCACACCCCCACACTATGAACCTTGACCCCAGTCAGCCGTTCAACGATTATCAACGCTCACTGGTTGCCGGCAACTTTCTGCATGGCAACGGGAGCCAACTAAACAGCATCAACCGGTGGTCCGATACTTGCATTCAGGTATAGAGCAATACCCCATACCAACTCCACCACTATCCCATTCCCCAACCCTATACCTATCTCTTAGTGTTGTGTGAGTGAGGACGGTGGTCTGGGGTCACTACTGGAGCACACTGGGGGAGATGGTCCGCCCGCCGTTTCTGCAGATATCTTCTTGCTCGACATGCTGTAAGTGGAATCAAACGTACACAACCATCTTATAATCATCTGTGTAGTGTGCACAGATAGGCACTTGTGTATGGGACCCTGTGGTGCATTTTTAtagtactagagttggctAATCACAGGCTTGTCATAGTCTCAAAACCTGATACATCTGATTGACCATCACAGGAGCCTTGGTTACGACTGGTTGGCGGAGAGCTCCCCTGTTCCTGTGCAGTCCCTCAAGCCAGCCCGTCAGTTACGGTGGAACAtatctgctgagtcagctaatgACATTAAAACAGCCATTGTTAATAATGATAAGTAAGtgatcacatgcacacaatacgCCCATagtatcacatgcacacaatacgCCCACTCCACTtgtatcacatgcacacaatacgCCCACTCCACTTGTGTATTACATTCACACAATACACTCACTACACttgtatcacatgacctctGTGCGTGCAGGCTCTCGGGAGATGTGGACTTGCGTGTTGTAACCTTTCAAGACTTTGGTAAAGACATACCCAAGAAATTTAAACTGTCTCCGGATGGTTTTATACAAACAGCCATTCAACTAGCGTACTGGAAGTGAGTTGTATCACACGTAGTTACAAGCCCCTTGTCCATGTCGGAATAACTAGATCCTgcttttcattggctaactagAGTTAGCAACATTACATTATTTGTAGCCTCAAGCAATGTATATAGTTACCGAGAACTATATAAACAcactcaagtgggatctaaatctaGCTATAGTCATCTTAAAAGTGCAACTGTCTATCTTCTTATTGCATTTCtgtaaccaatcagattgtaccATAAGACAAGTGCCATGTACGAGAGTGCTGCCACGCGTTGGTTCAAGTACGGCCGCACTGACACAATCCGCTCCGTCAGCAATATCTCTCACTCCTTTCTCAAGGCCATGTCCGACCCCACTACCCCTGTAAGTGTCTCTAATACAAGCCACCCTCTATGAACCCTCTCCACAGGTCAAAGAGAAGGCTGAGCTCCTAGTGGAGTCAGTCAAAGCTCACAGTCATTACACGAATGAAGTGAGTATTAACTGAACATCTTTACCCTGAATTAAGATTGAGGATTTAAAGTGGCCACCATTTCACTGGCTTGGGCACTTCcctgagtggtgtgtgtgtcaggctacatgtatataaataattGTTTCTGTTTAAAGGGCTAGCCGAGCAGGCAGTGATAATGTTACATTGCATGTGGCATTTcatgtatacacaaacaaacataatttgTATAATTGTTACTGTAACTCTCTGTACCACTCTTGATCACAGGCTATCAGTGGTCAAGCACCAGACCGCCACCTGCTAGGCCTGAGGCTAATAGCCAGTGAGGCTGGTATAGAGTTGCCAGGGATATTCACTGACCCTGCCTACTCCAAGAGCCTGCACTTCAACCTCTCCACCAGCCAGGTAAtgaacagtataattatagcaaccaAAAAGGTGTTATATTCAATTCCTATTACTGTACGTTtactgtgcacacacacacacacacacacacacttatcacacccacacacacatcacacacacacacacacacacttatcacacccacacacacatcacacccacacacacctccccctccacacacacgcacgctaGGTGGCTGTGGCTAACTATGACATCATCCTGTGCTTTGGTGCCGTGGTTCCTGATGGTTATGGCGTGTGTTACAACCCTCAGACCAACAAGACCATCATGTCCATATCATCCTACCTGAGCTGCCCACACACGGACAGTGCTCTGTTCCAGGAGAGACTACAGGAGAGCCTCAGGGAAATGAGAGATGTTATGGAGGCAGCTGCTCCACTAGCAGCCAAACTATAACtctgaacacataattatcttctATTATAGTTTTTGTATAAATACTAAAAGTAGAGTTCATATGCTTGCAATTGTTAGTTTTGTTGTGTTCTTACAATGTGTTCATAATTGTTACTCACCAAATTCTATAAATGACTTGTAAATTCAAATGTTGTAACATTGATAAAACCAACTCTTAATAGTAAAAGATAAGTTTAcaaaaatataataatattattattattattgttatgaagaacagcataattattataagtgtgtGCAGgcaatcaataataataattctaAACTAGTTTTCTAATTTCTTGTGGATCAGTTTGACTCCGCTCTACTGAGCCGTAACTATGGCGAGATCTATCCAAAAAATATGAGTTCTCGGTATTGCCTTGACGTTCACGCCCACTCTCCCTATCGCCAGTTGCTTTGGTAACCGTTATCTTCGGAGCTCTACTCTTGTACTTTTTCCGATAGTTCTGAGGATTTACTACTCGATCTGGAAACTCGTCGGTTTGCTCTCTGTTTGAATCCTCGTAGACGAATGACATTGGTTCTTCGTCACCTTGGTTACTGCTTGTATCCGATATAATGATAATACTCTCTGAGTTCCATGATTCATTTTTAAATCGTCTACTGCAACAGTTGAGTGAGAGCATGAAGTACCAACCAGCGTAGATAATAACATAGATTAGTGGGATAAAGAGCAGGCTGTAGTTGATGATGAAGACTGGCAGAGATATTGTTGTAGTCGAATTTATTATTTGACTATTGTAGAAACTGCAAGCGTTCAATAAAGacaataatgcaaacattagAGTGTCCAGATGATTGTAGCGGTCTTCCTTATATGGCCTAGCAACGGCAAACAGCATCATACCTAGCAACA contains the following coding sequences:
- the LOC135342622 gene encoding carnitine O-acetyltransferase-like — its product is MYRVASLTSTGSRWRGTVDLSCARYLHKRPHLTRGSMALMQPTVASSRQSRGYSGGGPKLQFPPLPKEWEGQYKVGQMFTQQDSLPRLPVPPLQQTLERYLKFVQPLISEEEFEKTTAAVTEFGAEGGVGEELQRLLHERAKTKDSWLIDWWNHVAYLAYRLPVMVHSNPAIGFPRQPCGDQDKFVTNATRMLLGCVKWNMLIQNEAIPVDYYRGKPLCMHHYQLYSKCRIPGPTADTLRTTPINESRHVIVIRNGYFYRLDVLYETPDGTLAVTPSSHVMSELHHILETAPPTNEYPVGILTNEHRDTWYQARERLRKDPQNQACLEDIETSILTVSLDKAHPHTMNLDPSQPFNDYQRSLVAGNFLHGNGSQLNSINRWSDTCIQCCVSEDGGLGSLLEHTGGDGPPAVSADIFLLDMLSLGYDWLAESSPVPVQSLKPARQLRWNISAESANDIKTAIVNNDKLSGDVDLRVVTFQDFGKDIPKKFKLSPDGFIQTAIQLAYWKLYHKTSAMYESAATRWFKYGRTDTIRSVSNISHSFLKAMSDPTTPVKEKAELLVESVKAHSHYTNEAISGQAPDRHLLGLRLIASEAGIELPGIFTDPAYSKSLHFNLSTSQVAVANYDIILCFGAVVPDGYGVCYNPQTNKTIMSISSYLSCPHTDSALFQERLQESLREMRDVMEAAAPLAAKL